CGACACTCGCCGAACCCGCGTCGGCCGACGACTGATCGTCGTCGAACTCGGGCGCGAACGCCGTCCTCGCGCAATACCTGCCGGAACCAAAATCGACGAACGTTCGATTTTTATCCGAAACTACGCCGCTTTCGGACGGAATACAGCCTTATACAGATAATACTGTACCGCAAATCGGACATATCCATGCCAATGCCGTCGAAAATATACAAATGTCAACCCAACAGTTATATGATCGCACTTCCTGCGTCCCCAGCGTGAAACGGATGACGAATACGGTCGAAAAATACGAAAACATCGACAGTTACGTAGAAATAGCGGAAGGAATCTTCGAGGTGGGAGAATGATTGGGGGTGCGATGATTCCGCTCCAGGCGGGCGGGATGGAAGCGGTCGTCGAGAGCGTCAACCTCGTGTGGGTGCTCACGGTCACGTTCCTGATCTTCTTCATGCACGCGGGGTTCGCCATGTTGGAGGCGGGCCAGGTCCGCGCGAAGAACGTCGCCAACCAGCTCACGAAGAACATGCTGACGTGGTCGATCGGCGTCGTAGCGTTCTTCCTCGTGGGCGCGGGCGTCTCGTCGGTCGTCGGCGGGCTCACGAGCGGCAGCGGGGCCGCGCTCGCCGACCTGACCGCGGTCTGGAGCGGCGACTCGGCCGCGTGGGTGAGCTGGCTGTTCGGCGCGGTCTTTGCGATGACCGCCGCCACCATCGTGAGCGGCGCGGTCGCGGGGCGGTGCAAGCTCCGGGCGTACGTCGGCTACACGATCCTGCTCGCGGCGATCATCTACCCGGTGGTCACGGGCTTCACGTGGGCCGGTGGCTTTCTCGCCGACGTTCTCGGCGTGGGCTTTCACGACTTCGCCGGCGGGATGATCGTCCACGGGATGGGCGGGATCGCGGGCCTGACGGCGGCGTGGGTGCTCGGCCCGCGAATCGGTCGCTACGGGACGGACGGCTCGGTGAACGTGATCCCCGGCCACTCGATGTCGTTCGCGGTGCTCGGCACGCTGATCCTCTGCTTCGGGTGGTACGGGTTCAACGTCGGCACCGCGGCCGCGCCGCTCGCGATGACCGATGGTGCGGCCGAACTCGGCTCGTTCAGCTACGTTGGTCGGGTCGCGCTCACGACCACGCTCGGCATGGCCGCGGGCGCGATCGGGGCCGCCGGAGCCTCGTTCGCGAAGAACCGGAAGGTCGACACGCTGTACGTCGCCAACGGGATGCTCGCCGGACTGGTCTCGATCACTTCGATCACCGACGCGATCGTCTGGCCTGGTGCACTGGTCGTCGGCCTGCTCGCGGGCATCCAGCTCCCGCTGGTCTTCGAGTTCGTCGAGAAGCGCCTCCGGATCGACGACGTCTGTGCGGTGTTCCCGGTCCACGGCTCGGCGGGCATACTCGGCGCGCTCGCCTTCCCGTTCGTCGCGGTCGACGGGTTCGCGGTCGACGTGCTCGCTGCCCAGGTCATCGGCGTCGCCGTGATCGCGGGCTGGACGATCGTCGCGACCGCTGCGGTGTTCGGCGCGCTGAAGGCGGTCGGCCAGGCGCGCGTCACGCCCGAACACGAACGCGACGGGCTCGACAGCGCGGAACACGGCGTCGATACCTACCCCGAGTTCGGCCTCGGCGATTCGGGTGGGCCGGTCGCCGACGGTGGCGCAGTCTACGCGGCCGCCGACGAGGAGGTCCGGACCGATGGAGGGCTTCCGAACGACGGCGGCATCAAGATGGTCACGGCCGTCGTCCGGCCGGACAAACTCGGTGCGGTGAAAAGCGCGCTCGCGGAGGTCGGCGCGCCCTCGCTCACGGTGACGAACGTCTCCGGGCGGGGCAGCCAGCCCGTGAAGAAGGGCCAGTGGCGCGGCGAGGAGTACACCGTCGACCTCCATCAGAAGGTCAAAGTCGAGTGCGTGGTAGCCGATATCGCCGCCGACGACGTGGTCGAAGCGATCGTCGAGCGCGCCGCGACCGGCCAGCCGGGCGACGGCAAGGTGTTCGTCACGCCGATCGAGGACGCCGCCCAGATCCGGACTGGGACTCGGGGACGGGAGGCTGTCTAACGCCCACTTTTTTACAGAGAGTCCTCCCTCGCGCTCGCTGCGCTCGCGCTCAGTCGAACCCCCTCCAAAAACCTGGACTAAAAACACCCGCTCGCTCACTTCGTTCGCTCGCGGTGGGATCGCTGGCACGTTCCGCAACCGCAGCCGCACCGCCGAAGCCCTCGGCCACTCGCTACGCTCGTGGCCTCGCCCTTCATCCGCCAGGCCCGCTCCACTACCCCCGGCGCTCACTCCAACCACCAGAGCGTATCACTCACTCGAAGTAAGCTTTGTACGCTTCGAGGGTTTCCTCGACGTCCTCGTCAGTATGAGCGTGGCTAACGAACTGGGATTCCAGCTGGTTCGCGGTCAGGAAGATCCCGTCGTCGAGCATCGCGGGCCGGAACAGCCGCTCCCAGCGCTCGGTCTCGCTTTGCTCGACATCCGCGCCAGTTTTGGGACAGCGGTCGAATCGGTCACAGTCAGGGTCCTGACGACAGCCGGCCCCGCACTCCGGACCAGGGGCGGCGGCGTCGCCGCGGGTGAACACGAGTTTGAACATGCTGTCGGTGCCGAGAACGGTGTAGCCAGGCGCGCGATCTTCGGTGATCTCGGTCAATCCTTGCCGAAGTTTCTCACCGAGCCGGTTCACGTGATCGTAGACGTCGTTTTCGGCAGCGTAGCGCAGGGTTTCGAGTCCGGCGGCCATCGCGACCGGGTGGCCCGAGAACGTGCCCGACTGGAACACGTCGCCAGCGGGCGTGAACGACTCGACGATCTCGGCGGGGCCACCGATCGCGCCCGCCGGGAACCCACCGCCGACGATCTTCGCAAAGGTGGTGAGGTCGGGCGTCACGCCGAGCTTTCCCTGGGCGCACTGGAGTCCACCGACTCGAAAGCCCGTCATCACCTCGTCGAAGATCAGGAGCGCGCCGGACTCGTCGCACAGCTCGCGCAGGCGCTCGTGATAGCCCTCGACCGGGAGCACGCCCGCGGTGTTCCCGAGGAGGGGTTCGGTCAGCACACCCGCGATCTCGTCGCCATGGGCCTCGAAAATCGCCTCGATGGCCTCCGTGTCGTTGAACGGAACAGGAATAGTGTGTTCGGCGAACGACTGCGGAACACCAGGTGAGGACGGACGCGGATCGTCTGGCGATCCCTCGACCAGCGTGGACTCCTGCGCGCCGTGATACCCGCCCTGCATCACGACGATCTTCTCGCGGCCGGTGTACCCGCGGGCGAGTCGAACGGCGGAGACGGTGGCTTCGGTCCCGCTGTTGACGAACCGGCACATCTCGACGCTTGGCACGTGGCGGGCGACGAACTCCGCGAGTTCGACCTCGATCTCGGTGGGTGCGCCGTACATCGGTCCCTCGCTCAGCGTCG
This window of the Halococcus saccharolyticus DSM 5350 genome carries:
- a CDS encoding ammonium transporter, coding for MIGGAMIPLQAGGMEAVVESVNLVWVLTVTFLIFFMHAGFAMLEAGQVRAKNVANQLTKNMLTWSIGVVAFFLVGAGVSSVVGGLTSGSGAALADLTAVWSGDSAAWVSWLFGAVFAMTAATIVSGAVAGRCKLRAYVGYTILLAAIIYPVVTGFTWAGGFLADVLGVGFHDFAGGMIVHGMGGIAGLTAAWVLGPRIGRYGTDGSVNVIPGHSMSFAVLGTLILCFGWYGFNVGTAAAPLAMTDGAAELGSFSYVGRVALTTTLGMAAGAIGAAGASFAKNRKVDTLYVANGMLAGLVSITSITDAIVWPGALVVGLLAGIQLPLVFEFVEKRLRIDDVCAVFPVHGSAGILGALAFPFVAVDGFAVDVLAAQVIGVAVIAGWTIVATAAVFGALKAVGQARVTPEHERDGLDSAEHGVDTYPEFGLGDSGGPVADGGAVYAAADEEVRTDGGLPNDGGIKMVTAVVRPDKLGAVKSALAEVGAPSLTVTNVSGRGSQPVKKGQWRGEEYTVDLHQKVKVECVVADIAADDVVEAIVERAATGQPGDGKVFVTPIEDAAQIRTGTRGREAV
- the hemL gene encoding glutamate-1-semialdehyde 2,1-aminomutase; translated protein: MNRSTSRDLYDRALDVLPGGVNSSVRATRPYPAFIERGDGAHVIDADGNRYIDYVMGYGPLLLGHDLPESVRAAVQSTLSEGPMYGAPTEIEVELAEFVARHVPSVEMCRFVNSGTEATVSAVRLARGYTGREKIVVMQGGYHGAQESTLVEGSPDDPRPSSPGVPQSFAEHTIPVPFNDTEAIEAIFEAHGDEIAGVLTEPLLGNTAGVLPVEGYHERLRELCDESGALLIFDEVMTGFRVGGLQCAQGKLGVTPDLTTFAKIVGGGFPAGAIGGPAEIVESFTPAGDVFQSGTFSGHPVAMAAGLETLRYAAENDVYDHVNRLGEKLRQGLTEITEDRAPGYTVLGTDSMFKLVFTRGDAAAPGPECGAGCRQDPDCDRFDRCPKTGADVEQSETERWERLFRPAMLDDGIFLTANQLESQFVSHAHTDEDVEETLEAYKAYFE